One genomic region from Spirulina subsalsa PCC 9445 encodes:
- a CDS encoding PEP/pyruvate-binding domain-containing protein, with product MKYICRLQDKAIASQMGGKGCAIAQLYQKGFLVPTGFILTPLAFLDSLTQVQRGQFQTLAQLPLTQIKSLPDFLGELKVGDGVKLEILQALAELFPYGGRFAVRSSAVEEDGEKQSFAGQLESFLGVAPEDLYSKIAQVWQSAFSDRTLSYRQQQSLPHLPTPPAVIIQQMLNPTVAGVSFAADPITGRRNWVTINAVYGLGNALVSGEWDGDHFLLDPQNQIIQRHLAEKRLCYRLNKQGEVERCQLPADLLHSPTLNDEQLQRLATLTRQISHQLGSPQDIEWARVNQQTYILQARPITALPPLPPTTGVYRLWDNSNIAESYSGVTTPLTFSFARQAYEEVYRQFCRLMGVSPRRIAEHQTTFENMIGLLEGRIYYNLLNWYRVLALLPGFRLNRAFMEQMMGVKESLPEEIVQSLNQSSWVQRLQDSGHLLRTLLGLILNYLLLPLKIRRFNRRLQRTLSNTPDFSTLTPEDLAQYYRTLSRQLLPRWDAPILNDFFAMIFYGLLRQLTEKWCEDRDGTLQNGLLTQRGGMISAEPAQRIRAMAALAAPHLKFIEMLSQEPLERILGAIEQFPEFKSSYEDYLHKFSDRCLDELKLESPTLSENPLPLLRTIGALAHPIHRHTSSALTRIPEPAALRVRRILRRYPLRRLLFKWVLVNARQRLRQRENLRFERTRVFGRARQLFLELGQRFYTLDLLQQPRDIFYLEVGEILALLEGTSTCNRVKDLVVLRQAEFEDYRRSSGLGDRIATFGPPSLNRAAPPLTPVSSVTTDSKQGLGCSPGIVRGPVRIITNPQQALTSRPPLQPGTILVAERTDPGWILLFPLAIGLLVERGSLLSHAAIVSRELGLPAVISLPGITQWLQDGDWVELDGSTGRVRKVD from the coding sequence ATGAAATACATTTGCCGTTTACAGGATAAGGCGATCGCATCCCAAATGGGGGGAAAAGGTTGTGCGATCGCGCAACTATACCAAAAAGGCTTCCTCGTCCCGACGGGCTTCATTCTCACCCCCCTCGCTTTCCTCGACAGTCTCACCCAAGTCCAGCGGGGTCAATTTCAGACCCTCGCCCAACTGCCCCTGACTCAAATCAAGTCCCTCCCTGACTTTCTGGGGGAGTTAAAGGTCGGGGATGGGGTCAAGTTAGAAATTTTACAAGCGTTAGCGGAATTATTTCCCTATGGGGGACGGTTTGCGGTGCGGTCTTCGGCTGTGGAGGAGGACGGGGAAAAACAATCTTTTGCCGGGCAACTAGAGAGTTTTCTGGGGGTTGCCCCCGAGGATTTATATAGCAAAATTGCCCAAGTTTGGCAATCGGCCTTTAGCGATCGCACCCTCAGTTACCGACAACAGCAAAGCCTCCCCCATCTTCCCACCCCCCCGGCCGTCATTATCCAGCAGATGCTTAATCCCACCGTGGCCGGGGTATCCTTTGCTGCCGACCCCATCACCGGACGACGGAATTGGGTGACTATTAACGCCGTCTACGGTCTAGGCAACGCCCTAGTTTCCGGGGAGTGGGACGGAGATCACTTTCTCCTCGACCCCCAAAACCAAATCATTCAGCGTCACCTCGCCGAAAAACGCCTCTGTTATCGCCTCAACAAACAGGGAGAAGTCGAACGCTGTCAACTGCCCGCCGACCTTCTACACAGTCCCACCCTCAACGATGAACAACTCCAGCGTTTAGCCACCCTGACCCGGCAAATTAGCCATCAGTTGGGCAGTCCCCAAGATATCGAATGGGCCCGGGTCAATCAACAGACCTACATCCTCCAAGCCCGCCCCATTACGGCTTTACCCCCACTCCCTCCCACAACCGGGGTTTACCGTCTCTGGGATAATAGCAACATTGCGGAAAGTTATAGTGGGGTGACAACTCCCCTTACCTTCTCCTTTGCCCGACAAGCCTATGAGGAAGTCTACCGCCAATTTTGCCGCTTAATGGGGGTTTCTCCCCGACGGATTGCGGAACATCAGACCACCTTTGAAAACATGATTGGGCTGCTAGAAGGGCGCATTTATTACAATCTCCTCAACTGGTATCGTGTCCTAGCCCTCCTGCCCGGATTTCGCCTCAATCGGGCTTTTATGGAACAAATGATGGGGGTCAAGGAATCCCTACCCGAGGAGATTGTGCAAAGTCTCAATCAAAGTTCTTGGGTCCAACGTCTCCAAGATAGCGGCCACCTGTTGCGGACGTTACTGGGCTTAATCCTCAACTACCTCCTCCTGCCCCTAAAAATCCGCCGTTTTAACCGTCGTCTCCAGCGCACTCTCAGCAACACCCCCGACTTTTCCACCCTGACCCCAGAAGACCTCGCCCAATATTACCGCACCCTCTCCCGTCAACTCCTGCCCCGTTGGGATGCCCCCATCCTCAATGATTTTTTTGCCATGATTTTCTATGGCCTGTTGCGCCAGTTAACGGAGAAATGGTGTGAGGATAGGGACGGCACCCTACAAAATGGCCTCCTGACCCAACGGGGGGGCATGATTAGCGCGGAACCCGCCCAGAGAATCCGCGCAATGGCGGCGTTGGCTGCCCCTCACCTCAAATTCATCGAAATGTTGAGTCAAGAGCCGTTAGAGCGCATCCTAGGGGCTATTGAGCAGTTTCCTGAGTTTAAGTCCAGCTATGAGGACTATTTGCACAAGTTTAGCGATCGCTGCCTAGACGAACTGAAACTAGAAAGCCCCACCCTATCTGAAAATCCCCTGCCCCTCTTGCGGACGATTGGGGCCTTGGCTCACCCCATCCATCGTCACACCTCCTCCGCCCTCACTCGTATCCCGGAGCCGGCGGCCTTGCGGGTGCGTCGAATTTTACGCCGCTATCCCCTGCGTCGTTTGCTGTTTAAATGGGTGTTAGTCAATGCTCGGCAACGGTTACGGCAACGGGAAAACCTGCGCTTTGAACGAACCCGGGTTTTTGGTCGAGCGCGGCAATTATTCTTAGAGTTGGGGCAACGGTTTTATACCCTTGACCTGTTACAACAGCCTCGGGATATTTTTTACTTAGAAGTGGGGGAAATTCTCGCCCTGTTGGAGGGGACTAGCACCTGTAATCGGGTGAAAGATTTAGTAGTGCTACGTCAGGCCGAGTTTGAGGATTATCGCCGTAGTTCTGGTTTAGGCGATCGCATTGCCACCTTCGGCCCCCCCAGTTTAAACCGGGCAGCCCCACCCCTCACCCCTGTTTCCAGCGTCACCACCGACAGCAAACAAGGATTAGGCTGTTCCCCCGGCATTGTGCGGGGTCCCGTGCGCATCATCACCAATCCCCAGCAAGCCTTGACCAGTCGCCCACCCCTCCAACCCGGTACAATCTTAGTCGCAGAACGCACAGATCCCGGTTGGATTTTACTCTTTCCCCTCGCTATTGGGTTATTAGTCGAGCGAGGGAGTTTATTATCCCACGCGGCCATCGTTTCTCGGGAGTTAGGTCTTCCGGCCGTGATTTCTCTGCCCGGGATTACCCAATGGTTACAGGATGGGGACTGGGTAGAGTTGGACGGTAGCACAGGACGAGTGCGCAAAGTTGATTAG
- a CDS encoding UbiA family prenyltransferase, giving the protein MLKRWWIYQQERFPLFSNGILILVFSTSAVSYSALLREQFPTFESLTVAAVSTFLFFLLLRITDEFKDFDDDRIYRPYRPVPRGLVSLKELGLLGVFSLFAQLGLALYMSRSLAILLSVVWFYFVLMSQDFFLYKRLKAHPVAYLLTHNVIVPLIALYATACDWLLMNSAIPPAVIWFLMTTATNGLILEIGRKIRGPNDEEVGVDSYSALWGRDNAVLVWVTVICCSAVATFWTAKQIDFVRPMNLILLVLGVGASVVAYSFFNHPTRKSAKWINLMSGLWVLFTYLGLGVIPLLLRYEIHLPFTG; this is encoded by the coding sequence ATGTTAAAGCGATGGTGGATTTATCAACAAGAACGGTTTCCCCTTTTTAGTAATGGGATACTGATTCTGGTTTTTAGCACGTCTGCGGTTAGTTATTCGGCTTTATTGCGGGAACAGTTTCCGACGTTTGAATCTCTGACGGTGGCTGCCGTTAGCACGTTTTTGTTTTTTCTGCTGTTGCGGATTACGGATGAGTTTAAAGATTTTGATGATGACCGGATTTATCGGCCTTATCGTCCGGTTCCTCGGGGGTTGGTGAGTTTAAAGGAATTGGGATTGTTGGGGGTTTTTAGTCTGTTTGCTCAGTTGGGACTGGCACTTTATATGAGTCGCAGTTTGGCGATTCTTTTAAGTGTGGTTTGGTTCTATTTTGTGTTAATGAGTCAGGATTTTTTCTTGTATAAACGCCTGAAAGCCCATCCGGTGGCGTATTTGTTGACCCATAATGTGATTGTCCCCCTGATTGCTTTGTATGCGACGGCTTGTGATTGGTTGTTGATGAATAGTGCAATTCCTCCGGCGGTGATTTGGTTTTTAATGACTACGGCGACGAATGGGTTAATTTTAGAAATTGGGCGAAAGATTCGCGGTCCGAATGATGAGGAGGTGGGGGTTGATAGTTATAGTGCGTTGTGGGGACGGGATAATGCGGTTTTGGTGTGGGTGACGGTGATTTGTTGTAGTGCTGTGGCGACGTTTTGGACGGCGAAACAAATTGATTTTGTGCGACCGATGAATTTAATTTTGTTGGTGTTAGGAGTTGGGGCGAGTGTGGTGGCCTATTCGTTTTTTAATCATCCGACGCGGAAAAGTGCAAAATGGATTAATCTGATGTCTGGATTGTGGGTTTTGTTTACCTATTTGGGGTTGGGGGTGATTCCCCTGTTATTGCGCTATGAAATACATTTGCCGTTTACAGGATAA
- a CDS encoding radical SAM/SPASM domain-containing protein, with the protein MKLTQILNSLRLRWFLLTKALDYSSDFVNIIYKIYLNHNKIIHFRNGYPVYSLSTPAVFSPPAANFIARALYRTIQNKNLPNLMSFAVNDVCNVTCQHCSFFNAVEEPHRETLTLPQIQKLIQDAQNLGVSIINFVGGEPLMHPDLAQIIASVDKSLSTTVLFTNGWDLAQQAKLLKQAGLDSVYVSIDRATAQEHDSFRGKAGLFDRAIQGIAKAKKLGFSVGISTTITPESYQQGEFHKMVNLAKELGVHELLVFDAMPSGRYQDRQDLVNADDWVEEMIQSAQRYNQNPQYPGVVFFAYFTSYRSVGCSCGTSYFYVSPYGDVMSCDFNHGKFGNILETPLWKLWERLTTLPEFCQAKWGGCKIKDAEYREKAVVSAGASEQLSVNSDQ; encoded by the coding sequence ATGAAACTAACTCAGATTCTCAACTCTCTCCGCCTACGTTGGTTTCTCCTAACCAAAGCCCTGGACTATAGCAGCGATTTTGTCAATATTATTTACAAAATTTATCTAAACCACAACAAAATTATTCACTTTCGCAACGGATACCCCGTCTATTCTCTCTCCACCCCAGCCGTTTTTAGCCCTCCTGCCGCTAACTTTATTGCCCGGGCTTTGTACCGCACCATTCAAAATAAAAACTTGCCCAACTTAATGAGTTTTGCCGTCAATGATGTTTGTAACGTCACTTGCCAGCATTGTAGCTTTTTTAATGCCGTCGAAGAACCTCACCGGGAAACCCTCACCTTACCCCAAATCCAAAAACTTATTCAAGACGCGCAAAATCTAGGGGTTTCTATCATTAACTTTGTGGGGGGAGAACCTTTAATGCACCCCGATTTAGCCCAAATTATCGCCAGCGTTGATAAAAGTTTATCCACCACCGTTTTATTTACCAATGGTTGGGATTTAGCCCAGCAAGCTAAACTCTTAAAACAAGCTGGATTAGACAGTGTTTATGTTAGCATTGACCGGGCAACGGCTCAAGAACATGATAGTTTTCGCGGCAAAGCTGGACTTTTTGACCGCGCTATTCAGGGCATCGCCAAAGCCAAAAAACTAGGCTTTTCTGTGGGAATTTCCACCACTATAACCCCTGAATCTTATCAACAAGGGGAATTTCATAAAATGGTTAACCTTGCCAAAGAATTGGGCGTGCATGAACTGTTAGTTTTTGATGCCATGCCCTCGGGAAGATATCAAGATAGGCAAGACCTAGTAAATGCAGATGATTGGGTCGAAGAAATGATTCAGTCTGCCCAACGTTATAATCAAAATCCCCAGTATCCGGGAGTGGTTTTCTTTGCCTATTTCACCAGTTATCGCAGTGTAGGGTGTTCCTGTGGCACCAGTTACTTTTATGTGTCGCCCTATGGGGATGTGATGTCTTGTGATTTCAACCATGGAAAATTTGGTAATATTCTAGAAACTCCCCTCTGGAAACTTTGGGAACGCCTTACCACATTGCCTGAGTTTTGTCAAGCAAAATGGGGGGGCTGTAAAATTAAAGATGCAGAATACCGGGAAAAAGCGGTCGTTTCTGCCGGAGCATCTGAACAGTTATCAGTCAACAGTGATCAGTAA
- a CDS encoding NAD(+) kinase, with protein MPKIGIIYNDIKPMACRVAEELSDELLAKGCEVVTTSSFGGILGYAKTDKRQDYTPIDQLIPEGFNQDIDFGIVLGGDGTVLAACRQVALCGIPLLTVNTGHMGFLTETYVSQLSQAVDQLMAGDYHVEDRTMLRVQVWREERLIWEALCLNEMVLHREPLTSMCHFEIQIGHHAPVDIAADGVIISTPTGSTAYSLSAGGPVVTPGVPVLQLIPICPHSLASRALVFSNQERVQIFPANPTSMVMVVDGNGGCAVLPQDSVQVHKAEYGARFIRLQRPEFFRILREKLGWGLPHIAKPTSVELP; from the coding sequence GTGCCAAAAATCGGCATTATTTATAACGACATAAAACCGATGGCTTGCCGCGTTGCTGAGGAGTTAAGCGACGAGCTACTTGCAAAAGGTTGTGAAGTGGTGACGACTTCCAGTTTTGGCGGCATTCTAGGCTACGCCAAGACCGACAAACGCCAAGACTACACACCCATTGACCAATTAATTCCTGAAGGCTTTAATCAAGATATTGACTTCGGGATTGTCTTGGGCGGAGATGGGACTGTGTTAGCCGCCTGTCGTCAGGTCGCCTTGTGTGGCATTCCTCTATTAACGGTGAATACAGGACACATGGGCTTTTTAACGGAAACCTATGTGTCCCAACTGAGTCAGGCCGTAGACCAGTTAATGGCTGGAGACTACCACGTTGAAGACCGCACCATGTTACGGGTGCAGGTTTGGCGAGAGGAACGCTTAATCTGGGAGGCTCTCTGTTTAAATGAGATGGTTCTCCACCGGGAACCCTTAACCAGTATGTGCCATTTTGAAATTCAAATTGGTCATCATGCCCCAGTGGATATTGCTGCCGATGGGGTGATTATTTCCACCCCAACGGGGTCAACCGCTTATTCTCTCAGTGCCGGGGGACCCGTGGTGACTCCGGGGGTTCCGGTGTTACAGTTAATCCCCATTTGTCCCCACTCCCTCGCTTCTCGCGCTTTGGTCTTCTCCAATCAAGAACGAGTGCAGATTTTCCCCGCTAATCCTACCTCTATGGTCATGGTAGTTGATGGTAATGGAGGCTGTGCGGTACTGCCTCAAGACTCCGTACAAGTTCACAAGGCTGAGTATGGGGCGCGGTTTATCCGTCTCCAACGACCGGAGTTTTTCCGCATTTTACGGGAAAAATTAGGCTGGGGTCTGCCTCATATTGCTAAACCTACGTCGGTCGAGTTGCCATAA
- a CDS encoding SDR family oxidoreductase, which translates to MEVLVVGATGTLGRQVARRALDEGHQVRCLVRNLRKATFLKEWGAELVQGDLCKPETLPDALSGIQVIIDAATARATDSLRIQRVDWEGKVALIQAAKAAGIERYIFFSILNAEKFPKVPLMNIKHCTEQFLAESGLNYTILRPCGFMQGLIGQYAVPILDNQVVWVTGAGAPIAYMDTLDVAKFAVRALTLPETEKRSFPVVGTRAWGAYEIINLCERLSGQTARTARLELPVLRGIRRVLRFFQWGWNVSDRLAFAEVLASNQPLDASMEEVYQVFGFNPGETTTLESYLQEYFSRIMKKLKEIGYEKEKQKQKKKRQKSPFKSKTKS; encoded by the coding sequence ATGGAAGTTCTGGTGGTGGGTGCTACTGGCACCTTGGGGAGACAGGTTGCTCGTCGCGCTCTTGATGAAGGTCATCAGGTTCGCTGCCTCGTAAGAAATCTGAGAAAAGCAACCTTTTTGAAAGAGTGGGGGGCCGAATTGGTTCAAGGGGACTTATGTAAACCCGAAACCCTCCCGGATGCCCTCTCCGGGATTCAAGTCATCATTGATGCGGCAACTGCAAGGGCGACCGACTCCCTCCGCATCCAACGAGTCGATTGGGAGGGAAAAGTCGCCCTCATCCAAGCCGCTAAGGCCGCAGGCATTGAACGCTATATCTTCTTCTCCATTTTGAACGCGGAAAAATTCCCCAAAGTTCCGCTTATGAACATTAAGCACTGCACCGAACAGTTCTTAGCGGAATCTGGCTTAAACTACACCATCTTAAGACCTTGTGGCTTTATGCAGGGCTTAATCGGTCAGTACGCCGTTCCAATTTTAGATAATCAAGTCGTCTGGGTCACAGGGGCGGGCGCACCCATTGCCTATATGGACACCCTAGATGTAGCCAAATTTGCCGTCCGCGCCCTAACCTTACCCGAAACCGAAAAACGCAGCTTCCCCGTTGTCGGCACAAGGGCCTGGGGCGCCTACGAAATCATTAATCTCTGTGAACGATTATCTGGACAAACCGCCAGAACAGCCCGTTTAGAATTACCTGTTTTACGCGGTATCCGTCGCGTGCTACGCTTCTTTCAATGGGGGTGGAATGTCTCAGACCGTTTAGCCTTTGCGGAGGTTTTGGCCAGCAATCAACCCCTAGATGCTTCAATGGAGGAAGTCTATCAAGTGTTTGGGTTTAACCCAGGCGAGACAACCACCTTGGAAAGCTACCTACAAGAGTATTTCAGCCGGATTATGAAAAAGCTGAAAGAAATTGGCTATGAAAAGGAAAAACAGAAGCAAAAGAAAAAACGGCAGAAGTCGCCGTTTAAATCTAAGACTAAATCTTAG